The genomic segment gttGAGAGAGCATGTAGCCCAGGAAAAGGGGAAACCCAAAGAACCAAATCATTGGTTCTAAGCTTCTGGATGGGGTCCCAGACCACTTTGAGTGACTGATGGAAGCTAATGACCCATTTCCCAGAAAAAatgcacatacatataaatatgttgcATACAATTTCCGGGGGGTTCATGGTCCCTTTGAAGGCCATTCATCCTTAAGGACACCTGGCCCAACAGTAGACAATACCAGGCAGAAGACGTTAATtcaaggaggaagaaggggcctAGTAAATGGGGAAATGACCTTGATACTTACTCTGGTCATCGATGCCATCCCGCAAAGGCACATTGAGACAGTAGTAGCGACCACTCTCTGCTCCAACTTCATACATATCACCTATAGGCAAGTGGAGAGTAGGGGGTAGGAGCTATACACAGGGGACACCCACAACCCACCTGCTTCAACTTCAATCTGTACACCGAGGACATCTCACTATATCTGTGTACCTCCACCACACACTCTCTAGAGACACTTCATCTCTAGTGGTttgcattcattcagcaaataatttTTGAGGGCCTACTATGAGCAAACCTGTGCATCAGGCACTGGGGCATTAGAGAGAactaatgaaatgaatgaaatcccACCAAGCTTTTACTCCTGAGGGATGGGCATGATAAGGGAGACagtaaacagaacaaaacactgcCATATATACAAACAGCAGTGAGTGCTCTGAGAAAAGTAAGCATAGTGACATGACAGAGTAATAGGGAAGGAGGGATTACTTTAACTGCAGTGGTCAGGATGGACTTCCCTGAAGAGAAGCCACTTGAGCCAAGACCTGAAGGCTAAGCAGGAGGCTGTCGTAGCAAAGAGCTGAGGGTGTGAAGGGGATGATCATCCCTACTCCCATACCTGTGCCAGGAAAGAAGTAGTTTCCATATTTATGGAAGGAGACTGTCATCACCCGGTCAGTGAGGTAGAAGGCTTCCTGAACTCCATCACCATGGTGGATGTCGATATCAATGTAGAGCACCCGAGGGTGGTACCTGGGATGAGACCCAAGCCAGAGTTTGAGGTAGAGGGGAACCCCAGCAAGAAAACCCCCAACCCACACCTCCCAAAACAAGGTTTGGAATTAGGAAGCCCAAGTCACCTGAAACCTAATACCACCAGTTCCCTATGGTCAACTCTGGACTCCAGCCTggaggcagggacaggagagggatGTGTAGAGAAGACTGAAATGTGAGCAGGCAGGAGGGAGTGTGCAGCAGGGCATGGGAAAGTAGTCTGAGTAAAGCATTAAGAACGGTGGAGAAGTTAGTGTGGAGCTGAGGAACAGGTCACGGCCAGCACGGTGTGAGATACCACCTCGGCCATGGGTCTCATAAGTCCCTCCATCTCCTCCCAGGCTACTTACTTGAGCAGCTCCAGGATGCCAATCACAATGTCATTGACATAGCAGAAGCCAGAGGCCTGTGGTGAGACAGTGATCTTACAATGTAGTAACGATTCCTCTCCCCAGCTGCCCCCTGGTGTCAGCCTGACCACCTACACTAGGGCAGTCATTGTCTCCCCCATCAACTCTTCACTTACCTCAAACTTCTTGGCATGGTGCAAACCACCAGCCCAGTTAATGGCAATATCACAGATCTGAAAAACAAACACCCAACTCACAGTCCTCCTTGCCCACCCACAAAGCTGGAAGCTCAGGGTCAGGGTTAAGGCCTTCAGTTAGAAGGACCAACCCCAAAGGGAGAGCAGGACTCGGGGCCACAGTCACCTTGTTGTTCAGCTGGGTTGCTCCTTGCAGAGATGCACCTGTGTAACGGGAACAGAACTCAAACAGCCCGGGAAACACTGGGCTGCAGGAAAGAGAAGCAAGTCAGAGCCCTTTACCTGTCTAGACCCTTCCTACACCTTCCCTGAGTCCAAACCCCTCCAACCTCCATTGCTCAATAAACTCCCAGCCCCTATATACCTAAAATATCTGcaaatttattcaacaaatattttggacTGTATACCAAGCCCTGTGTAAGGCACTGGATGGGAAGTAAAAAAGCATTTCACTCTGTCAGGGGGTTTGTATCCTGGTTGCAAAGAAAAGTAGGCAGCTTCTAGGTACTTAAGAACACAtgccataaaagaaataatttgagagggaacataaactttgtttctctttcaatgttcttttatgtatttcatattttaacacAATGTTCAATAACATTCTTTCAGAGTCAcacatttttggggtgcctgggtggctcagttggttaagtgtctgccttcagctcaggtcatgatcccaagctcctgggatcaagccccacatcaggctccttgctcagcacggagcctacttctccctctccctttgcctgccactccccacacacactgcttgtgcacgctcgctctctctctatgtcaaataaatatataaaattttttttttaaaaaaagagtcacattTTTAAGCAAGAGCTGCATTCCTATATACCtgaaatagtaataatgataatccACAGAAAGCCTTGAACACAGTTAAAACAGTGTGTGGTACCTAGTATTCTGCACATCGAtaaatattaatcataattattaccatcttctttttataaaaaggagaggcctgaagccagatacaaaagattATATACTATAAAGCTCCATTTATATAaactctggaaaaggcaaaatatagAGATAGATCTCAGATCAGTTGTCACCTAGAGGTAAGCTGAAGAGAAGACATTGACTATAAAAGGGCAGAAGAGTCCTCtgtgggaaaatggaaataatctatACTTTGATACATACTATCAAAActctcgggggcgcctgggtggctcagtgggttaaagcctctgccttcagctcaggtcatgatcccagggtcctgggatagagccccgagccgggctctctgctcagcagggagcctgcttccttgtctctctctgtttgcctgtctgcctacctgtgacctctgtctgtcaaataaataaataaaatatttaaaaaacaaaaaactcccaaacTGCACACCTAAAACGGGTGAATTTTACTGCATGCAAATTATACCTTCAAAAACTTAActtataagaaaggaaaagcttaaacgatttttacttttaagtctcaaaaatagaaaatggtGCAGCTGACACATTTGACCATGTGATAAAGAAAGCTATagagagttttatagtttctcaAAGGTTCTGGGAAGAATTAATGATTAATACCTAGAAaactaagcaaatgaaaaaacaatgcaATTATCAACTCTGGGAAAAACGAAAAGATATACAGGAAGTAAGATTAAACCACAGTATACTATTAGACTCTATAGTAAGTGAATTTTTCAAGATTCTAACAATGTAAACATAGAATGCTTATTGAATAAAAATTGTATCTAACTATATTGTGAAGCTGGGATAGGAGGGCAAGCCAGGGTGATAGTATGAGGAGACTAAATGTTAATTTCCCATACTAAGGGCTTTATAGGCAATGATTGAAgttgaaaagtggaaaaatagCAACACAAGCATATTATAAGAGACAGGATAATACGGCAGCTTGATTTAAGAGCCCAGATTCTAGAGCCAGACTACCTAAGTTCAAgcgtggcttttttttttttttttaagattttatttatttacctgatagagagagagagagaacacaaggaggggaagcagcagacagagggagaagcaggctcctcaccaaggagggagcccaatacggggatcaatcccaggacccaagccaaacgtaaccacttaacaactgagccacccaggtacccctcaagcCTGACTTTTTAACACCTACCAATGATCATGAGACTAGATAAGCTGTTTATAGTTTCTGTGCCTAagtgtcctcatctgtcaaaGGAGGCAATAAGAGACCCTGATTCACAGAGATTGATGAGCTTAAATAACCTAATGCCCCTGAAGCATTTAAAATGCTACCTGACAGAGAGTAGGCATTACTTAAGTATTACAGATTATTTGTAACAGTAGATTAGTATCATTGCTTTGAAACCCAAAGATAAATACCAGAAGAAATAGCTAAATGAGCTGAAAGTGGCTGCCCCTCAGGAGAGGGATTTATGAGTGGGAGGCACAGAtctgggacttttttttcccccattgaaagCCTTGCAGTATAATTGGGCTTTTTATATTAGGTTAATTTGAAAACaatcaaaaataaaagggaaaatccCTGATTCTCATCTGAAATAGAGAGATAACCATGACTGTAGCTTAAGTCGAACAGTACAACTGATGCGGTGCCAAGGACTGAGTGGTAGTATTCCCTAAATGCACAGAGCACTTATAGAGCCCCAGCTGGGGCCTTAGGGCTGACTCTGCATTCCCACACCTGCAAAGTGAGCTCAGAAACAACAGTAGcagcaataacaaaaaaacccaagaaatctCCTAAGACAGCATGCAACTAAACACCAAATGACTAGTGCAAACTAGTACAGGACAGATCTCTGTGCCTGGTGTGGTCAAGAAAGGTTCAgtggggggcgcttgggtggctcagtgggttaagcctctgctttcggctcaggtcatgatctcagggtcctgggatagaaacCCACATCGGGTTctaagctcagcagggagcctgcctccccctctctttttgcctgcctctctgcttacttgatctctctctctgtcaaataatctctctctctgtcaaaaaaaataaataaaaaccttaatttaaaaaaaaaaaaaaagtttcagtggTGTGAATCTTGAAGGTGGTGTGAAGGCCAGGAAGGCCTTGGAGAGGTTGAATGAGGAACAAAGAGCATTCCAGGAAGGCATTCTGTGAAAACAAGGGTGTAGTTATGGATAAGCCTGGGGAGGTGCTCAATGCCAGCCTTCTATCTTCCAGCTCAAAGTGCTTCCATCAGTAGGATCTTTCAGGGAAACAGTGTAGTGTTTAAAAACCAAGGctctggggatgcctgagtggctcagttggttagacaactgcctttggcttgagtcctaaccccagagtcctgggatcaagccccacatggggttccctgcttagcagggagcctgcttctccccctccctctgccattccccctgcctgtgtgctcctgctctgtcaaataaataaattttttaaaaaactgaaataaatagaataaaatcaaaataaataaaaaccaggtCTCTGGATCTGAATCCTGCCACCTTGACTGATCAGTTTTGTTAACTCTGGTTAGTTACCTCAATTTCCTCAAATTTTGGTTTTATGCCTAAATTAAGGCAAAGGACTATTACATCTCACTGTTGCTGTAAGAATGAAGTGGATATACCAGCAAACCTCAGCACAAAAGAGTAAGCACTCAGCAGTAGCTGTTATAGGAAATTCTATACGACCAACAACCTGGTTTCttcaagaaataaattaaaggtacaggggcacgtgggtggctcagtcaattaaacatctgcctttggctcatgtcatgaccccagggctcggggattaagccccacattaggcaccctgctcaaggggagtctgcttttccctctccctctgcccctccttccactgcgcactctctctctctctcacccactaTCTgtatctcatataaataaataaaatctttaaaaaaaaaaaaaaggaagaaattcaagTTAGAGAAGGAAACATTGGAGATTTAAAAACCTTAAGAGACGTATCAACCAAATACAAAGTATGGGCCTTATTTAGATCCTAAATACATcaactgcaaaaagaaaaaattaggagGCAGTTAGAGAAATTTGAATACTGATTGCAAATATGATGGTATTAAGGAATTACTGTTTTTTAGGTGTGATAATGacaatgagtgtgtgtgtgtgtgtgcacgcgtgcatgtttgtttttaagagtatCATTTAGagacacacaataaaatatttgcaggTAAAAAATGCGAcatctgggatttgctttaaaataatctgagatgcaggggctcttgggtggctcagtcagttaaacattagACTCCtaatttctactcaggtcatgatctcagctggaTCTCAGAGATCCAGCTGGCATCAAGCCCCGTGCCTGCCCATGTCCTtactgggctccaagctgggcacggaccctgcttaagattctctctctccctctccatccctaccaccctgcccctgctggcttgccccctccctccaaaaaaaacacacaaaaaaacaaaaaaacacacaaactaaAATAATCTGGGATGCAGATGAAGCAAGACTGGCTATATGCTCATAAACATTACAGGTGGTGAAGGATACATGGGAATTCACTGTActattttttcagaaatgtttgaaattttcctttaaaaaaagtctaaaaataaattgAGTAAATGGTAGCTGTTATGATTGCTATGTTTTCCTGAATATATATGAGAATGTAAGCAAGGATAATGGCTTATCTTTGTTATCTGTTCCCTTCCCCAGAGGGCCCAATTCTGAGACTTTCTCATATGATTCAGCTCAGTGTAAACCTCCCTCAATGTAAATCACTCTCTTGCTTTTAGAACACTTTGataatttctctctcctctagGGATAAGAGCCCCAATTCATCACAAagctgtttaatttttaaaggcccTGCCCATCTCTTTAGCCTCGAttcagataatttttcttttcatattcagTGAATGACcttttttctgttcctcaaacGAGGAACACACCAACCTCTCACAGACCCTCAACACATGCTGTCCCTAATTCCCACAATATTTCTGCCCTCACCACCTATGTGCCCAACTACCTTTCATCTAATTATCTCCTACTCTTTCTTCAGATCTCCCCTCAACCTCCATTACTTCCTCCAGCCTCTAGTGACCAGCCCACTCCCAAGATGGGTAATTCTCCTGCGTATACACTCTCAGTCAGCCACATAGCTCTCCTTCACAGGACTTAGCACAACTGTAATATTAAATTTTGTTGTTATGTATCACTGCATTGCTAGCAATTAGCATAGGGACTGGCCTAGAGCAAACGGccattatttgttgaataaacaaatgagtaaatgatGATTCACTGACAAACAGACCCCCTTCATATGTTCCCACTGCTGCCACAAGACCTCACTCAAATGTTCTCCTTGAAATGGCTGGCATTAAAAATCCCAGTTCTCCCCTCACCAGTCATCGCCCACGTTGAAGGCATTAAGGCTCTTGGTGAAGCCTTGCATATTGGTGGGGCTGACTCTCTGCAAGAAGTCGATGTAGTCCTCAGAGTGAAAGCGGCACATGTCATGCTGGGAGGCCTGGTATGGCTTGAAGACCTCGGGATGGAAACACAAGGTGAACCCCAGCAAGTTCAGTCCCATTAATTAGGTTGAGACTGCCCACACTAAACCCAGCCCCGTGGACTGTCCACACCCACACATATCAGCAGTCCCCTTACCCCTCCAATCTTTGTTATTCTCTGAAGCAAAGGTCAGAGAAGAAGAGAGGCTCTGATGAGCCAGCTGGGGTACTATGATCAAGCCTCCTAAAGATCAGTGCACTTGccttctccttcccacttccAGCCCAATCTTTCCCACCTTTTCTCAACCTTAAGCCTTTATCcatctattttttattctttccatactcatctcctccccctgcctctgattccatcctctctcttctctgaattcttaattttagagTTGAATAATATGGGATATATGACAACCTTTTAATCAAAACCCAGGAGAGCCACAGTGCTAAGCTAGAGACTTACTACCTTTTAGGGAATTTCACACACTTCTTTAGAAACTGGGCAAGAAAAAAAGCTTCTCTCCCCAGAAAATGCACAGGGGTACATACCAGCAAACAATTTCAAGGGAGTCATAGATTCATGCACTAACATCACCTCAGTCTTTTCTGTAGCTAATTCACTTGTCTGTGCCTCAGCACAAACAGTGGACAACACTCATTCATATTGTTGACTAATTCCCCTTGTGACGCATGAGGGCTGAGCTTAACTGTTACAATCCCCTACCACAACTATAAATTCCAAGTTGGGGATTGTCCACCCCCATGTATGTATCTGGGAGATGGAGGGTTGGGTAGCAATATTCTAAGTTGGTAGGGAACTACCCAGGACATTTCCCGCTCtcttccacacacacatacacatttgcaCACAGGGCTACAGAGTCCTCCCTGGAGCTCTAGCTCCTTGGAGATGGCTAGAGGCGGCAGAGAAAGGGTGAGAACTGCGGTGGGAACACCCCACATCCAGATAGAGTGATCTATCCCCTCTCTCCTGAAGCCACAGCACTGCCCACCTACTAAGACGCTGGGAGGAAACACTTTCTCTCTTCAAaccaccccccactccaccctAACCATAGGCCCGAGGTTGATCTACCTGAGGTCAAAGGGTGGCCGACCtaaggtaaaaaaataatttccattaagTCGGTGGACCCACCCACCAACACTCTGGTGATGGCGGGTGGTCCTGGCGGCTTCCAtccaccctgcccccccaccccaagggtgGGTCGCACTTGGTGCATTCAGGGCAGCCCACCTATCCTATGGCCACAGAGCTCGCCCGCACCCTCAAAATCCAGCAGCGATGGGGAGACTCACGATCATCTTCTTATAGAGACCGTAGTGCAAGACCAAACTATGGGTCAATGCCAAGCGATGGGGCTTCATAGGGTGCCCTGCCCctgggggtgggagaagagagTTCGTCAGTTCCTGTCGCTGGAGTTTTAGCCCCCGCCTCGAACCTCCGCGTCCCGAAGCCCCTCGCGTACGGCCTTGCTCCCTCACCGTAGTGGAAGTTGCCCACGTCTGGGTCGTAGAAATAGGCCACGGTCTTGGCCATGGTGCCGGCGGGAGAAGGCCCCGCGCCTCAGCCGCCCGCCCGGCCACTTGCCCCACCCCCGCTCCTACGTGCTGCGTAAGCACGCAGCCTGCCTCTGCGGAACCGGGAAGTCCAGGCCCCGCCTCCCATACCACGCCCCCTGCGGAGTTCCGCCCCTCGCTTGGCTTCGCCCTTCTAGGTTCCGGAGCGTTAGCATCTACGCTCTGCAGAGGACCGGTAGCATCGGTTCTAGGATGCGAGGGTCATCTCCTCCGGGGCAGGGGTCAGATCCTCGGGAATCCGAGACATCTCGTCCAGCCAGCTGCCCCAAACGGGGCGCAGGCCATTGTCACCAGTCTAGGAGACTCCGGAGAACCGCCACTCCGTCCCTCTCCGGTGCAGAAAGCCAGCTTCCCGTGGTCCGGTGGGAAGATTCCTGGCTATCCACCAGATCGAGGCATCTGAGGGCAGGAGATGAGCCAAGCATGCGGGATAGAACAGTGGAGAGCACTTTGTTCTGACTGCCTGTCCTCCCCACCTGAACTCTGACTCGGCGCCGCACACTCCCCccggggggggcggaggggggcggCGCAGTCACGCGCGCCCCACACTTGCGCTCACAAGCACGCAAGGCTCTCTCTCTCCGCCCCGCACACCTGCGCTCCGCCCCCTGGTCCCGGGCTGGCGACTGGAGAAGGCATTTGGGAACCTAGGGCGGCTGCggcggcgccccccccccccccccccctttccttccccttcccacagCCGGAGTTGTCCGGAGCCAGCCGCCGCTCCCAACCAGCCCGCATCCCtcttcatccttccctccccccgcctgccGCGGCACCGGTATCTGCAGCCAGAGCCCGGAGCCGGTGAGGCGgcgagggggggagggggaggaagcaaggGATGAGCGCCTGGAGGGCGTCGGGGGCCCTAAGCCGGACTAGGACGTCCCTGGAGCCGGAACCCGAGCCGGAGCCGGAACCAGAATCAAGCCACCGGTACCGAGTGGGCCAAGTGGTCAGGATGGGAGGAAACGAAAGGGGTGGCGTTGTGCGGGAAtacaggcaggggagggggttg from the Mustela nigripes isolate SB6536 chromosome 12, MUSNIG.SB6536, whole genome shotgun sequence genome contains:
- the HDAC3 gene encoding histone deacetylase 3, with amino-acid sequence MAKTVAYFYDPDVGNFHYGAGHPMKPHRLALTHSLVLHYGLYKKMIVFKPYQASQHDMCRFHSEDYIDFLQRVSPTNMQGFTKSLNAFNVGDDCPVFPGLFEFCSRYTGASLQGATQLNNKICDIAINWAGGLHHAKKFEASGFCYVNDIVIGILELLKYHPRVLYIDIDIHHGDGVQEAFYLTDRVMTVSFHKYGNYFFPGTGDMYEVGAESGRYYCLNVPLRDGIDDQSYKHLFQPVINQVVDFYQPTCIVLQCGADSLGCDRLGCFNLSIRGHGECVEYVKSFNIPLLVLGGGGYTVRNVARCWTYETSLLVEEAISEELPYSEYFEYFAPDFTLHPDVSTRIENQNSRQYLDQIRQTIFENLKMLNHAPSVQIHDVPADLLTYDRTDEADAEERGPEENYTRPEAPNEFYDGDHDNDKESDVEI